The proteins below come from a single Fusobacterium nucleatum genomic window:
- the dtd gene encoding D-aminoacyl-tRNA deacylase — translation MRTVIQRVKYAKVSVDGKILGEIDKGLLVLLGVTHEDTIKEVKWLANKTKNLRIFEDEEEKMNLSLEDVKGKVLIISQFTLYGNSIKGNRPSFIQAAKPDFAKELYLKFIEEFKNFGIETQEGEFGADMKVELLNDGPVTIIIDTKDANIK, via the coding sequence ATGAGAACAGTTATACAAAGAGTTAAGTATGCAAAAGTGAGTGTTGATGGAAAGATTTTAGGAGAAATTGACAAAGGACTTTTAGTTCTTTTAGGAGTTACGCATGAAGATACTATTAAAGAAGTTAAGTGGCTTGCTAATAAGACTAAAAATTTAAGAATTTTTGAAGATGAAGAAGAAAAAATGAACTTATCTTTGGAAGATGTAAAAGGAAAAGTTTTAATCATTTCTCAATTTACTCTTTATGGAAATTCTATAAAAGGAAATAGACCATCTTTTATTCAGGCTGCCAAACCAGATTTTGCAAAAGAATTATATTTAAAATTTATTGAAGAATTTAAAAACTTTGGTATAGAAACACAGGAGGGAGAATTTGGTGCTGATATGAAAGTAGAACTTTTAAATGATGGACCAGTAACAATAATTATTGATACCAAGGATGCAAATATTAAGTAA
- a CDS encoding nicotinate phosphoribosyltransferase has product MNNDIILTEFARVINSDRYQYTESDIFLVENMQNKVAVFDMFFRKTEDGGFAVVSGIQEVIHLIEVLNNTPEEEKRKYFSKVLEEKHLIDFLSKMKFTGDLYAIQDGEIVYPNEPIITIKAPLIQAKILETPILNIMNMNMGIATKASMVTRAADPIKVLAFGSRRAHGFDSAVEGNKAAIIGGCYGHSNLVTEYKYEIPSNGTMSHSYIQAFGVGAEAEKEAFVTFIKNRRQRKNNSLILLVDTYDAIHIGIENAIKAFKECGIDDSYEGVYGVRLDSGDLAYQSKKCRKRFDEEGFKKAKITLTNALDEQLIRSLREQGACVDMYGVGDAIAVSKSYPCFGGVYKIVELDEVPLIKISGDVIKISNPGFKELYRIFDKDGLAYADLITLVKNDSDKEKLLNNDELMIRDEKYEFKNSILKKGEYTYKKLTKIYIKDGVIDKELHDELFDIMRSQKHYFDSLAKVSPERKRLENPHSYKVDLSSDLIKLKYGLINKIKNV; this is encoded by the coding sequence ATGAATAATGATATAATTTTAACAGAATTTGCAAGAGTTATCAACTCAGATAGATATCAATATACAGAAAGTGATATTTTCCTTGTAGAAAATATGCAAAATAAAGTTGCAGTCTTTGATATGTTTTTTAGAAAAACAGAAGATGGTGGTTTTGCTGTTGTATCAGGAATACAGGAAGTTATCCATCTTATAGAAGTTTTAAACAATACACCAGAAGAAGAAAAAAGAAAATATTTTTCAAAAGTGTTAGAAGAAAAACATCTGATAGATTTTTTATCTAAAATGAAATTTACAGGAGATTTATATGCAATACAAGATGGAGAAATAGTTTACCCTAATGAACCAATAATAACTATAAAAGCTCCTTTAATACAAGCAAAAATTTTAGAAACTCCTATATTAAATATTATGAATATGAATATGGGAATTGCAACTAAGGCATCTATGGTTACAAGAGCAGCAGATCCAATTAAGGTTTTAGCTTTTGGAAGTAGAAGAGCCCATGGTTTTGACAGTGCAGTGGAAGGAAATAAAGCAGCTATAATTGGAGGTTGCTACGGACATTCAAATTTAGTTACTGAATATAAGTATGAAATACCTTCTAATGGAACTATGTCCCATTCATATATTCAAGCATTTGGAGTTGGAGCAGAAGCAGAAAAAGAAGCTTTTGTTACCTTTATAAAAAATAGAAGACAAAGAAAGAATAATTCATTGATTCTTTTAGTTGATACTTATGATGCAATTCACATAGGTATAGAAAATGCAATAAAAGCATTTAAAGAATGTGGTATAGATGATAGTTATGAAGGAGTTTATGGAGTAAGACTTGATTCAGGTGACTTAGCTTACCAATCTAAAAAATGTCGTAAAAGATTTGATGAAGAAGGATTTAAAAAAGCAAAAATCACTTTGACTAATGCTTTGGATGAACAATTGATAAGATCACTTCGTGAACAAGGTGCTTGTGTAGATATGTATGGTGTTGGAGATGCCATAGCAGTAAGTAAGTCTTATCCTTGTTTTGGTGGAGTATATAAAATAGTTGAACTAGATGAAGTACCTTTAATAAAAATTTCAGGAGATGTCATAAAGATTTCTAATCCTGGATTCAAAGAATTGTATAGAATTTTTGATAAAGATGGTTTAGCTTATGCAGATTTAATAACTCTTGTTAAAAATGACAGTGATAAGGAAAAATTATTAAATAATGATGAACTTATGATAAGAGATGAAAAATATGAATTTAAAAATAGTATATTAAAAAAAGGTGAATATACTTATAAAAAACTTACAAAAATTTATATTAAAGATGGAGTTATAGATAAAGAATTACATGATGAACTATTTGATATTATGAGATCTCAAAAACATTATTTTGATTCTTTGGCTAAGGTTTCACCAGAAAGAAAAAGACTGGAAAATCCCCATAGTTATAAGGTAGATTTATCTTCTGATTTAATAAAATTAAAATATGGTTTAATAAACAAAATTAAAAATGTCTAA
- a CDS encoding phosphatidylserine decarboxylase, with protein sequence MKFEKIKYIERKTDEIKTEKVMGEGALKFLYYNPFGKLALHTIVKRKFLSDWYGRKMSKPESKEKIKSFVEEMGIDMSEYKRPIEDYISFNDFFYRELKDGARKIDYNENVVVSPADGKILAFENIKEVDTFYVKGSKFTLEEFFNDKELAKKYKNGIFVIIRLAPADYHRFHFPVDGEISEVKKISGDYYSVSTHAIKTNFRIFCENKREYAILKTKKFGDIAMFDIGATMVGGIVQTYKANSFVKKGEEKGYFLFGGSTCILVFEKDKVIIDKDIIENTQNKLETKIYMGEKFGNEKN encoded by the coding sequence ATGAAGTTTGAAAAAATAAAATATATAGAAAGAAAAACTGATGAGATAAAAACTGAAAAAGTTATGGGAGAAGGAGCATTAAAATTTTTATATTATAATCCCTTTGGAAAATTAGCTTTGCATACCATAGTAAAAAGAAAATTTTTATCTGATTGGTATGGAAGAAAGATGTCTAAGCCTGAATCAAAAGAGAAGATAAAATCTTTTGTTGAAGAAATGGGGATAGATATGAGTGAATATAAAAGACCCATAGAGGATTATATAAGTTTTAATGACTTCTTTTATCGTGAGTTAAAAGATGGAGCTAGAAAGATAGACTACAATGAAAATGTAGTTGTTTCACCAGCTGATGGAAAGATTTTAGCCTTTGAAAATATAAAAGAAGTTGATACCTTTTATGTAAAAGGCTCTAAATTTACTTTGGAAGAGTTTTTTAATGACAAAGAGTTGGCAAAAAAATATAAAAATGGTATTTTTGTAATAATTAGACTTGCACCAGCTGATTACCATAGATTTCATTTCCCAGTTGATGGAGAAATTTCAGAAGTTAAAAAAATTTCTGGAGACTATTATTCAGTATCAACCCATGCTATAAAAACAAATTTTAGAATTTTTTGTGAAAATAAAAGAGAATATGCTATATTGAAAACAAAAAAATTTGGAGATATTGCAATGTTTGATATTGGAGCTACCATGGTTGGGGGAATAGTTCAAACATATAAAGCTAATTCTTTTGTAAAAAAAGGAGAAGAAAAAGGTTATTTCCTATTTGGAGGGTCAACTTGTATCTTAGTATTTGAAAAAGATAAGGTTATTATAGATAAAGATATAATAGAAAATACTCAAAATAAACTAGAAACCAAAATCTATATGGGAGAAAAATTTGGAAATGAAAAGAACTAA
- a CDS encoding NusG domain II-containing protein — protein MKRTKYFKIGDLVIYIFLIIFFSILILKIGSFKDVKGAKAEIWVDGELKYVYPLQEEEKNVFVDTNLGGCNVQFKDSMVRVTTSNSPLKIAVKQGFIKSPGEVIIGIPDRLVIKIVGDSEEDANIDFIAR, from the coding sequence ATGAAAAGAACTAAATACTTTAAAATAGGGGATTTGGTTATTTATATCTTCTTAATAATTTTTTTCTCTATACTTATTTTAAAAATAGGTAGTTTTAAAGATGTTAAAGGAGCTAAGGCTGAAATATGGGTTGATGGAGAATTAAAATATGTCTATCCTTTACAAGAAGAGGAAAAAAATGTTTTTGTTGATACTAATTTAGGTGGTTGTAATGTACAATTTAAAGATAGTATGGTAAGAGTAACAACTTCCAATTCTCCACTTAAAATAGCTGTAAAGCAAGGGTTCATAAAATCTCCTGGTGAGGTTATAATTGGTATTCCAGATAGGCTTGTAATAAAAATAGTTGGTGATTCTGAGGAAGATGCAAATATAGATTTTATAGCAAGGTAG
- a CDS encoding AI-2E family transporter codes for MNLKNTLKILGIILVFVILQSYFTNPDRFVSIIDKWKNYFMTIIMSIFIAILLEPIVRYLKKKVKINDILAISLSIIFVILIFTILFLIIVPEIISSVKVLNDIYPYISKKAMIIGKNIADYLAEKNIYTINMEEINNYFTNFIANNVTNIRKVISALFGSLVDWTIGFTNLFLAFVLAFLILLDKEHLIKTLENIIIIVFGVKNSPYVMNKLKLSKDIFLNYISGKIIVSTIVGLCVYIILLITKTPYAVLSAVLLGVGNMIPYVGAIIGGIIAFLLILLVAPIKIVFLLIAIAISQLVDGFIVGPRIIGNKVGLNTFWVIVSMIIFGNLFGIVGMFLGIPILSIIKLFYVDLLKAKQRGEK; via the coding sequence ATGAACTTAAAGAACACATTAAAAATTTTAGGAATAATATTGGTTTTTGTAATATTACAATCATATTTCACAAACCCAGATAGATTTGTATCTATAATTGATAAATGGAAAAATTATTTTATGACAATAATAATGTCAATATTTATAGCTATTCTTTTAGAACCAATAGTTAGGTATTTAAAGAAAAAAGTCAAAATAAATGATATATTAGCAATAAGTTTATCAATAATTTTTGTGATATTAATATTTACCATTTTATTCTTAATAATAGTTCCAGAAATTATTTCCTCAGTAAAGGTTTTAAATGATATATATCCATATATTTCAAAAAAAGCAATGATAATAGGGAAAAATATAGCTGATTATTTAGCAGAAAAAAATATTTATACTATAAATATGGAAGAAATAAATAATTATTTTACAAATTTTATTGCTAATAATGTTACAAATATTAGAAAAGTAATTTCAGCACTTTTCGGAAGTCTGGTTGACTGGACAATAGGTTTTACAAATTTATTTTTGGCATTTGTACTAGCATTTTTAATTTTATTAGATAAAGAACATCTAATAAAAACATTAGAAAATATTATAATAATTGTGTTTGGAGTAAAAAATTCTCCTTATGTGATGAATAAATTAAAATTATCAAAAGATATATTTTTGAATTATATTTCGGGAAAAATAATAGTATCAACAATAGTTGGTTTGTGTGTGTATATTATTCTATTAATAACAAAAACTCCCTATGCAGTTTTAAGTGCTGTATTGTTAGGGGTAGGAAATATGATACCTTATGTTGGTGCAATTATTGGAGGGATAATAGCATTTCTTTTAATTCTATTAGTGGCTCCAATAAAGATAGTTTTTTTATTAATAGCAATAGCAATATCACAATTAGTTGATGGTTTTATAGTTGGTCCTAGAATAATAGGAAATAAAGTTGGACTTAATACATTTTGGGTAATAGTTTCTATGATAATCTTTGGGAATTTATTTGGCATAGTTGGAATGTTTTTGGGAATCCCAATATTATCAATAATAAAGTTATTTTATGTAGATTTATTAAAAGCTAAACAAAGGGGAGAAAAATGA
- a CDS encoding THUMP domain-containing class I SAM-dependent RNA methyltransferase, which yields MIFIASTTMGLESVVKDECLALGFKNIKVFDGRVEFEGDFKDLVKANIYLRCSDRIFIKMAEFKALTYEELFQNIKAINWQDFIDEDGEFPISWVSSVKSKLYSKSDIQRISKKAIVEKLKEKYKREIFLENGALYSIKIQCHKDIFIVMLDSSGESLTKRGYRAQKRVAPIKETLAAALVYLSKWKADEVLLDPMCGTGTIVIEAVMIARNIAPGANRNFAAEKWSIIDKNLWTDIRDEAFSNEDLTKELKIYGSDIDERSIKIAKENAEKAGVEEDIIFEVKDFKNIESPAKYGAMIVNPPYGERLMGDENIEELYRGFGNFCRKKLAKWSYYIITSYENFENIFNKKATKNRKLYNGGIKCYYYQYFGDRKNGYRN from the coding sequence ATGATATTTATAGCTTCTACAACTATGGGTTTAGAAAGTGTTGTTAAAGATGAATGTCTTGCTTTGGGCTTTAAAAATATAAAAGTTTTTGATGGCAGGGTTGAATTTGAAGGAGATTTTAAGGATTTAGTTAAAGCTAATATATATTTAAGATGTTCTGATAGGATATTTATTAAAATGGCAGAATTTAAGGCTTTGACATATGAAGAATTGTTTCAAAATATAAAAGCTATTAATTGGCAAGATTTTATAGATGAGGATGGAGAGTTCCCTATCTCTTGGGTAAGTTCAGTAAAATCTAAGTTATATTCAAAATCTGATATACAAAGAATTAGTAAAAAAGCTATTGTTGAAAAATTAAAAGAAAAGTATAAAAGAGAAATCTTTTTAGAGAATGGTGCTTTATATTCTATAAAAATTCAATGTCATAAAGATATATTTATTGTTATGCTTGATAGTTCAGGAGAATCTTTAACTAAAAGAGGATACAGAGCTCAGAAAAGAGTTGCTCCTATAAAAGAAACTTTAGCTGCAGCACTTGTCTATTTATCTAAATGGAAAGCTGATGAAGTTTTACTTGACCCAATGTGTGGAACGGGGACCATAGTAATAGAAGCTGTTATGATAGCTAGAAATATTGCCCCTGGTGCTAATAGAAATTTTGCAGCAGAAAAATGGAGTATAATTGATAAAAATCTTTGGACAGATATAAGAGATGAAGCCTTTTCAAATGAAGATTTAACGAAAGAATTAAAAATTTATGGCTCAGATATAGATGAAAGAAGTATCAAAATTGCAAAAGAAAATGCTGAAAAGGCAGGAGTTGAAGAAGATATAATTTTTGAGGTTAAAGATTTTAAAAATATTGAAAGTCCTGCTAAATATGGAGCTATGATAGTAAATCCTCCTTATGGTGAAAGACTTATGGGAGATGAAAATATTGAAGAATTATACAGAGGTTTTGGCAATTTTTGTAGAAAGAAATTAGCTAAATGGTCTTACTATATAATTACTTCTTATGAAAACTTTGAAAACATCTTTAATAAAAAGGCAACTAAAAATCGCAAACTATATAATGGTGGAATAAAATGTTACTACTATCAATATTTTGGAGATAGAAAAAATGGATACAGAAACTAA
- a CDS encoding peptidylprolyl isomerase: MGLQAIIKTNKGEIKLNLFPDVAPITVLNFITLAKTGYYNGLKFHRVIEDFMIQGGDPTGTGAGGPGYQFGDEFKEGVVFNKKGLLAMANAGSNTNGSQFFITHVPTEWLNYKHTIFGEVVSQKDQDVVDSIKQGDTMKEVTIIGNTDRLIEDNKEFYTQLKNFLKI; this comes from the coding sequence ATGGGTTTACAAGCTATCATCAAAACGAATAAGGGGGAGATAAAGCTAAATTTATTTCCAGATGTAGCTCCTATAACTGTACTTAATTTTATAACTCTTGCTAAAACTGGTTATTATAATGGTTTAAAATTTCATAGAGTTATAGAGGATTTTATGATACAGGGAGGAGATCCAACAGGAACTGGTGCAGGTGGACCGGGCTATCAATTTGGAGATGAATTTAAAGAAGGAGTAGTATTTAATAAAAAAGGATTGCTTGCTATGGCAAATGCAGGCTCTAACACAAATGGTTCACAATTTTTTATCACTCATGTTCCAACAGAGTGGTTAAACTACAAACATACTATCTTTGGAGAAGTAGTATCTCAAAAAGATCAAGATGTTGTAGATAGCATTAAACAAGGTGATACAATGAAAGAAGTTACTATAATAGGAAACACAGATAGATTAATAGAAGATAATAAAGAATTCTATACTCAATTAAAGAATTTTTTAAAAATCTAA
- a CDS encoding Na+/H+ antiporter family protein, giving the protein MILLNPVVLSVIVMIVLCLLKLNVLLALFVSALVAGLSAQMPIGDIMGNLINGMGGNSETALSYILLGALAVAISSTGVAAIISKKIASVVNGKKKILLLIIAFFACFSQNLIPVHIAFIPILIPPLLKLMNSLKLDRRAMACSLTFGLKAPYIALPVGFGLIFQGIISAEMTKNGMSVEKMDVWKSTWFLGLFMFIGLLLAIFVTYRKDREYKDLPLKGMEEVEATEMEPKHWLTLLAAALAFVIQILYGSLPLGAVAALAAMLIFRVIKWKDIDEFISGGVGLMGLIAFIMLVAAGYGNIIRETGAVGELVDSIHGLIGGSKAIGISVMLLVGLLITMGIGTSFGTIPVVAAIYIPLCIKLGVSVPGAVIVLAAAAALGDAGSPASDSTLGPTSGLNADGQHDHIMDTCVPTFIHYNILLIIGGFIGGMFF; this is encoded by the coding sequence ATGATTTTATTAAATCCAGTTGTTCTTTCAGTTATTGTTATGATTGTCTTATGTTTATTAAAACTAAATGTATTATTAGCACTTTTTGTTTCAGCATTAGTTGCTGGACTTTCTGCCCAAATGCCAATAGGGGATATTATGGGAAATCTCATTAATGGTATGGGTGGAAACTCTGAAACAGCATTAAGTTATATTTTACTTGGAGCTTTAGCTGTTGCAATAAGTAGTACAGGAGTTGCAGCAATAATTTCCAAAAAAATTGCTTCTGTTGTTAATGGTAAGAAAAAAATCTTATTATTAATAATTGCATTTTTTGCTTGTTTCTCACAAAATTTAATACCAGTTCATATAGCTTTTATACCTATATTAATTCCACCTTTACTAAAGTTAATGAACTCTTTAAAATTAGATAGAAGAGCTATGGCTTGTTCATTGACATTTGGATTAAAAGCACCTTATATTGCTTTACCAGTTGGATTTGGATTAATATTCCAAGGTATTATTTCTGCTGAAATGACTAAAAATGGTATGTCTGTAGAAAAAATGGATGTATGGAAATCTACTTGGTTCTTAGGCTTATTTATGTTTATAGGATTGTTATTAGCAATATTTGTAACTTACAGAAAAGATAGAGAATATAAAGATTTACCTTTAAAAGGAATGGAAGAAGTTGAAGCAACAGAAATGGAACCTAAACATTGGCTAACTTTACTTGCTGCTGCTCTTGCATTTGTAATACAAATATTATATGGTTCACTTCCTTTGGGAGCAGTTGCTGCTTTAGCTGCAATGTTAATATTTAGAGTTATTAAATGGAAAGATATTGATGAATTTATAAGTGGTGGTGTTGGACTTATGGGACTTATTGCTTTCATAATGTTAGTTGCTGCTGGTTATGGAAATATCATAAGAGAAACTGGTGCAGTTGGAGAATTAGTTGATAGTATCCACGGATTAATTGGTGGAAGTAAAGCTATTGGAATTTCTGTAATGTTATTAGTTGGACTTTTAATAACTATGGGAATAGGAACATCATTTGGTACAATACCAGTTGTTGCTGCTATTTATATACCTTTATGTATAAAATTAGGAGTGTCGGTTCCAGGTGCTGTAATAGTTCTTGCTGCTGCTGCTGCATTAGGAGATGCTGGTTCACCTGCATCAGACTCAACATTAGGACCAACATCTGGACTTAATGCTGATGGTCAACATGATCATATAATGGATACTTGTGTACCTACATTTATACACTATAATATTCTATTAATAATTGGTGGATTTATAGGTGGAATGTTCTTCTAA
- a CDS encoding YjiH family protein gives MENKKYPSSVVIKFLACSLIGIFLFFVPISLNGKSTIPLDHIVNFVLKIPYFREVYGTLVIIIGVFLPFYKKTWNKNTTSIVFSILKILALPFLFMVLLNKGPEFLMKKDVIPFIWNKIVIPVTTIVPVGSIFLSLIISYGLMEFVGVFMRPIMKPIWKTPGRSAIDAVASFVGSYSLALLITNRVYKEGKYTNKEAVIIATGFSTVSATFMVIVAKTLDLMDNWNLYFWLTVIVTFLVTAITARIYPIRNKSDAYFENQKGDIEKDIPKEKFKVAFNEGMEVCTNSGSILENVIINLKDGIMLAFNIGPSLLAIGTLGIVLANHTPIFDWIGYLIYPFTLISGFEEPLLTAKALALGIAEMFLPAVLVTKLSFEIKMLVAITCVSEVLFFSASIPCMMATNIPISFKDYLIIWFERVVLSILVSIPLIYLVKVLI, from the coding sequence ATGGAAAATAAAAAATATCCAAGTTCTGTTGTAATAAAATTTTTAGCTTGTAGTCTTATAGGAATATTTTTATTCTTTGTTCCTATAAGTTTAAATGGTAAATCAACAATACCACTAGATCATATAGTTAATTTTGTTTTAAAAATTCCTTATTTTAGAGAAGTTTATGGAACATTAGTTATTATCATTGGAGTGTTTTTACCTTTTTATAAAAAAACTTGGAATAAAAATACAACTTCAATAGTATTTTCAATATTAAAAATACTGGCACTTCCATTTTTATTTATGGTTTTATTAAATAAAGGACCAGAATTTTTAATGAAAAAAGATGTTATCCCTTTTATATGGAATAAAATTGTTATCCCTGTAACAACAATAGTTCCTGTTGGTTCAATATTTTTAAGTTTAATTATTAGTTATGGACTTATGGAATTTGTTGGGGTATTTATGAGACCTATTATGAAACCTATTTGGAAAACTCCTGGAAGATCTGCAATAGATGCTGTTGCTTCATTTGTTGGAAGCTACTCACTAGCACTTCTTATAACAAATAGAGTTTACAAGGAAGGAAAATATACAAATAAAGAAGCTGTAATTATTGCAACAGGATTCTCAACAGTATCAGCTACATTTATGGTAATTGTTGCTAAAACATTAGATTTAATGGATAATTGGAATTTATATTTTTGGCTTACTGTAATAGTAACATTTTTGGTTACTGCAATAACTGCAAGAATTTACCCAATTAGAAATAAATCTGATGCTTATTTTGAAAATCAAAAGGGGGATATTGAAAAAGATATTCCAAAAGAAAAATTTAAAGTTGCTTTTAATGAAGGAATGGAAGTATGTACAAATAGTGGTTCTATCTTAGAAAATGTTATTATTAATTTAAAAGATGGAATAATGTTAGCTTTTAATATAGGACCATCTCTTTTGGCAATAGGAACATTGGGGATAGTTTTAGCCAATCATACTCCTATATTTGATTGGATAGGGTATTTAATATATCCATTCACTTTAATATCTGGATTTGAAGAACCACTTTTAACAGCAAAAGCATTAGCATTAGGAATTGCTGAAATGTTCCTACCAGCTGTTTTAGTTACAAAATTAAGTTTTGAAATTAAAATGCTAGTTGCAATAACTTGTGTATCAGAAGTTTTATTCTTCTCTGCTTCTATACCTTGTATGATGGCGACAAATATTCCAATAAGTTTTAAAGATTACTTAATTATTTGGTTTGAAAGAGTTGTACTTTCAATTCTAGTTTCTATACCACTTATCTATTTAGTAAAAGTTTTGATATAA
- a CDS encoding AAA family ATPase, with product MKKLPIGLSDFKKLIEGNYYYFDKTNFIDEIIKDGSEVKLFTRPRRFGKTLNMSMLKYFFDIKEAEENRKLFKDLYIEKTESFKEQGQYPVIFLSLKDLKADNWESMANYLKVLISNLCLENKYLLKNLDSFDKDLFESYINKNAKTESLKDTLKFLTRILYEKYNKKVVVLIDEYDAPLVSAYHNKYYEKAKDFFKTFYSSVLKDNVYLQMGVMTGIIRVIKAGIFSDLNNLNTYTILSDFYPNCYGLTEEEVKKALITYNLEYEMGDVKDWYDGYRFGKSEVYNPWSILNFLHAKELRAYWVDTSGNDLINDVLKIVRKDIIRDLKKLFDGEGLKQNLSGTSDLSRLLSEEEIWELMLFSGYLTVEEKIDEDYYILRLPNKEVRRLFKRTFIERYFGRGNKLIDLMEALTENRIEDYEETLQDILLKSVSYNDTKKGNEAFYHGFILGMSLYLEGEYIVKSNIESGLGRYDVSIEPKNKNKRGYILEFKATDNVDKLEEISKEALKQIEEGKYSSTLRQTNTKEILHLGIAFCGKQIKVSYK from the coding sequence ATGAAAAAATTACCAATAGGACTAAGTGATTTTAAAAAGCTAATAGAGGGAAATTACTATTATTTTGATAAAACAAATTTTATAGATGAAATAATTAAAGATGGTTCAGAAGTAAAGTTATTTACCCGTCCAAGAAGATTTGGAAAAACATTAAATATGTCTATGTTAAAATATTTTTTTGATATTAAGGAAGCAGAAGAAAATAGAAAACTATTTAAAGATTTATATATAGAAAAAACAGAAAGTTTTAAAGAACAAGGACAATATCCAGTAATATTTTTATCATTGAAGGATTTAAAAGCTGATAACTGGGAAAGTATGGCAAATTATTTAAAAGTATTAATTTCAAATTTATGTTTAGAGAATAAATATCTATTGAAAAATTTAGATAGTTTTGATAAAGATTTATTTGAAAGTTATATTAATAAAAATGCTAAAACAGAGAGTTTAAAAGATACTTTAAAATTTTTAACAAGAATTCTATATGAAAAATATAATAAAAAGGTAGTAGTTTTAATAGATGAATATGATGCACCACTGGTATCAGCATATCATAATAAATATTATGAAAAAGCAAAGGATTTCTTTAAAACTTTTTATAGTTCAGTATTAAAAGATAATGTATATCTACAAATGGGAGTAATGACTGGAATAATAAGAGTGATAAAAGCTGGAATATTCTCTGATTTGAATAATCTGAATACCTATACAATATTAAGTGATTTTTATCCAAATTGTTATGGATTAACAGAAGAAGAAGTCAAAAAAGCTCTTATTACTTACAATTTAGAATATGAAATGGGAGATGTAAAAGATTGGTATGATGGATATAGATTTGGGAAAAGTGAAGTATACAATCCTTGGAGTATATTAAATTTTTTACATGCCAAAGAGCTAAGAGCTTATTGGGTAGATACATCAGGAAATGATTTAATAAATGATGTATTAAAAATAGTGAGAAAAGATATAATAAGAGATTTAAAGAAATTATTTGATGGAGAAGGCTTAAAACAAAATTTATCAGGGACATCAGATTTATCAAGACTGTTAAGTGAAGAAGAAATATGGGAACTAATGCTATTTAGTGGATATTTGACAGTAGAAGAAAAAATAGATGAAGATTATTATATATTAAGATTGCCAAATAAAGAAGTAAGAAGATTATTTAAAAGAACTTTTATAGAAAGATACTTTGGAAGAGGAAATAAATTAATAGATTTAATGGAAGCCTTAACAGAAAATAGAATAGAAGATTATGAAGAAACCTTACAAGATATACTATTAAAATCAGTTAGTTATAATGATACTAAAAAAGGCAATGAGGCTTTCTATCATGGTTTTATATTAGGAATGAGCTTATATTTAGAAGGAGAATATATAGTAAAATCAAATATAGAAAGTGGACTAGGTAGATATGATGTATCAATAGAGCCAAAGAACAAAAATAAAAGAGGCTATATATTGGAATTTAAAGCAACAGACAATGTGGATAAATTAGAAGAAATATCAAAAGAAGCATTAAAACAAATAGAAGAAGGTAAATATTCTAGTACACTAAGACAAACAAATACAAAAGAAATTCTACATTTAGGAATAGCTTTTTGTGGAAAACAAATAAAAGTTAGTTATAAATAA